The window TAACACACATCATATCTGtcatttgtaataaaaaatacTGGATAGAAAAGCACAGTGAATGATGAATTAAAACTCCCTGTCATTGTTTATTGCAtatcttgcatttttattttgctgaaattAAATGTATTTAGGAATATAGTGTTATGAGCCAGAGCTCTCGATACAACATTTCCTGGTAGAATCACAGAGGCAACAATACTTACTTTCTGGGTCTCTTGGTAAGTTAATTAACTTCTtgtgtcctttttaaaaatctagtgaATGTGCACAATAGCAATCGTTCTGGTGTAATATTTTCACCTGACTAAATGgttaaatgaagggaaatattTGTAACAGTGTAATATTCATtctatttaaatacatatatatgtatatatttatatatgcatggTTTTCTATTATACAATATCCAAATGCTGATTTATACCTAATTCATATTTGGCAGGCAAATTAAGGTTTTTTACATTGCATTTTGCAAACTCTTTAGTACTAATTTCTAGAATAAATAcagtcatgtttttaaaaatgtcagatCATTCCtataaacaaaaatgattttgAGATCATTCAGGTTAagaatcatctttgatttttcaacAGTTACCAACAGTTAAATGGTATTATGGGGAGTAAGAATAACACACATTTGCCTGACTTCATCCTTATGGGATTGACAGAATCTGAAGAGATCCAGCGAATCCTCTTTATGTTATTTCTCATGATATACCTGATTAACCTGGTTGGGAATGCAGGAATGATACTGATAATTCACTTGGATCTCCAGCTTCACACACCCATGTATCTTTTCCTCAGTCACCTGTCATTTCTTGACCTTGGTTACTCAACTGTCATCACCCCTAAAACCTTGGAGAACTTACTAAATTCCAACAAGCATATTTCATTTATGGAGTGCTTCacccagatgtatttttttttattctttgctaccactgaatttttccttctctcttctatggcctatgaccgctatgtagcTATCTGCAACCCTCTGAACTACCAGGTTGTTATGTCCACAAGACTCTGCTGTGTCCTGATCACTGGATCCTATGTGATGAGTTTTACTGAATCATTAGTCATTGTTCTTTACCTGAacagtttgcatttctgcaaatccAATGTAAtctatcactttttctgtgacttACCCCCAATTTTAGCCCTGTCCTGCACTGACACTCATGACATTGAAATAATGATGGTTATTATGGCTAGTTTAAATGTAATTGTGTCTCTTATCACAATGTTTATATCTTATGGATACATTCTGTCTACTATCCTGAAAATTAATTCCACCTCAGGAAAGTGCAAAGCCTTCTCTACTTGTGCCTCCCACCTCCTAGGGGTCACTATATTTTATGTCACtacaatttttacttatttaagaCCACAGAAATACTACTCCTTGGGAAAGGATCAAGTAGCCTCTGTATTTTATGCTATGGTTGTTCCCATGCTGAATCCATTCATTTATAGTCTTAggaacaaagaagtgaaaaatgcttTCCTTAGAGTCATGCAGAAGAGAGAAAGCTCCATGCAATAGAAGTGATAGTGACgctgaacatttttctttctttcctatttgggtATTTATTCTCTAAATTAGTTTGAATTTCTGTTGAGCCACCATTTATTTGACCATATATAATCTGGTATATTTCcaagattatatattttaaaatctacatAGTATATAGAAACCATGAAATGTGTTAATCTTGTGGTTTGAATGCATGTGTTTTTAAAGGCAacttaggaggaaaaaaaataaaaacatagtatCCTTGAAATTGTATCATATGAATCCCCATCCATATTccaatttcattaaatttatcaTGGAGTGCTAGTCAGAAGTTACTCCATTTTCCTGTGGAAAAGATTTATAGCACAGGCTTAAAAGTGCTCTTTGGACTAAAAATTCTAAGATGTAGATTCCACAAATGCCAGTTTTTAATTATATATCCCTATTAAGCCACTGaaagtttaaatataatttcatcaACTGTACAAGATAAATAATTCTAAACCCATAGAGTAATTTTAAAGATTACATCAGAGGATGAATAGAAAGGATTTAATGCAGTACTGATAAATTTTGATGATGATCATTGAAATGTTTATGTTCTTACAGAATTTTAACTGCACCACAGCTTTTGTTATGAAAATGCCTacttgtattgtttttgtatactgtatggcagggtcacatttcattactttttccttgtgagtatcccattattacagcaccatttcttgaatttttgtttgtttgttttgcttgtgtgtttgttttttgggaagtgcatggacagggaatcaCACTCAGGTCttccatatggcaggtgagaattctaccactaaactacctttgCATCCCCTTCTACTTacatcttataaatatttttagctactcttatttataataaaaatctaaaaaggaaaaaaaaaacttcaatacTTAGTCTGGCCCAAAGTAAAATATTGAGATAGAATTAAGTTTTAGAAAAAAGTATATGTGAACTttgaagaaaatttgaaaaatattttaagtttaaaaaaataagaataacgtAGCCCAGTTTTGAGAGTTTTGTTCATGTGTTTTAGACCAATTTTATGAACAGATTATTTTTGtcgttttctatttctgctttgcAGCTTTTGTTTTCCACTCTTCATTATAATCTTTGGGTATTCCTTTAACATTTAAACTTGGAATAGGAATGTTTTCTTGGTATATGTGTTAGATCGAGTATCCCAATTTGCAATGCTTTAAGcactgaagtttttaaaattcatcaggTTAAATATCTGCATGAAGTTATCTGTCTTTTGTGTCTACCTGCTAACCATTTGAAAACTCTACTATTCTGTGATGCAACAACAAATCAGTAATTATCACGTCTTTGTGAAATTCTGGtatgattaaaataattcaattctGTTTTCATGGACTCTATaagtatttgttctttaaaaacatGACATTTTAAGTTCAATTCTtgtttaattcttttcataattttaacacagaaaagttacaaaaacaAGAACTGACAATGAATTCAAGTTTTGTTAAAtcccatatatatttattttttgtttggcagctgatgtttcttttaaaaaatgtctctaTGCAATCTGGAATTACGGTTTTAATTATCTGTActgttaaatatatattgaagaaaatatattttattctttttcccacATAATTGATTCATTTGTATTTAAACTTAAGCAGTGATTATTAGATATGTTTTTCCCTTAAGTGATTTGtagttttttcatttatattaaggGTTTATTTGTAGacttatatttcttaatttttttaatggtttttgaaagatgaaaataaagttCAACCTCTGTTTTAGGATCAAAATTTTAGTGAATTCTCACAAGTTCATCACTCAgttaatttattcaaataattaaaatgtgcatTATTTTCCTCTACATTATCAACTCATGTAGTTATTTGTACTTATATATATCCAAGTAAATTACtgtattaatattaaattttttctaaACTCTATTGTGTCTAGAATTATATTTATAGCAATTCTTCTGTGTTTTGTTTGCTCAAAGTTATGTCTTTGAtaactgtttgttttttaataatatacatttttaactactTTCTCTTCTTGTGCAAACATTGtgtcttttcttatatttatatcctttacaTTCTGTGGTGTTTTTTAATGAACTCTGCTGGCTTTGCTTTCATTTACGTGCATTTTCATAATTTAGATATGGTATTCTGTTGGTTTTTGCTGGCAATGTGGTGTTCATCAAATTTTCtacttttccagaaaataataAGTTCTGTAATTGGCTGTGTTTGAATTAAATTCAGATTACACTCTCTTCCTATAAAATATTCTAGAATACCTATATGATGctattaatacatggcttttgaGAAATATGAAAACACTAGACTATTTACACTGTCCCTTTTTTTCCCTGTTAATATTGGTATGTAttgtattatatttaatatgtgGTCTGAAGTATTTTTAGGACACAATTCTTTTGTTCATGGTGATATGGCAAAAATTCCATGTATTATAAAATCTGAACCTCTTAAAATGGTAAAGGAAATAAGACTGGGATAGAATATgacaaaatttgaataataagAGTTTTTCTAATTATTGATGTCATAtaataatgggaaaataaattatatttactgagcacatatTGAGTGTCAGACAATATTCAAAGGGCTTTTGCTATATAATTAACATAGTTTATATTTACAAGATAGCTGTCAGGTTTATTCTTGCAGTATCTAAAACTTAATATCAAGTTATGAAAAGCTATCCTCCTACTTGTTCAGGCAGACACATAAGAGTCATTCTGAAATTTTCTCCATGTCACATCTTATCCATCAGCATGTCTTAATGATTCTTTATGCAGAATAGGTTTGGACTGTGACTATTTCTCAACACCTTCTCTGCTACCATCTGGCTGAAAAGAAAATCACCTTAGCCTTTCAATTATCGTCAAACctttttagattatttccatttgCTCTGTCTTATCCGTCTTGAGTCTAATCTTAAGGTAGGGGCCAGTGATGCTATTAAAATGTTGACTGTAGCATGTAACTTTTTTTCACAAAACCTACCATACTTCCCATTACATTACAAGTAAACATCAAAATTTTTACATGGGCCTACAGTTCCAACATGATTTTGCCCCAACTCCTTATTTCTACGGACTCATGCTTTATCACTGTGTCTATTACACTCTTGTTGGAGCACCCACACTGACCTCCTCACCCCTTCcctatatacattttttctgaTGCTGCCTGGaatatttccattgttttccttCCTGAAATTCCCACTGTATAGGTAAATGTATAAGTCCTTTCTTATCCTTATCAGGTCATTCCTTAAAACTGATTTAAACTCACACATGCCGCATTCCTCATCAATACTGCATTTGTTTTCAATAGCAGTTATACCCATGTAAtgttctatgtatttttattatgtcATTTGTTTATGCTGTGTTTTCTCCACTTTGAAATCTTAACAAGCACAAGAATTTTGCCAATTGTTACCAATGCTGCATGCCCAGCACACACTGAGTGCCTCGGTAAATATATTTGAATGGCTAAATGCTGCAGATGTTGAAACTGGAGGCCAAGGAGATTTCATAGCTTGTTCAGGGTCACTCATCAGGCTAAAGAACAAGTCTAAATTTGAACACAGACAGACTGATTGACATTCTTAATCAGAACTTTATCAAATGTCATTTTTCCACAAAATTATAGTACTCTTATTAGAGTTTAAAACATATGAtacattatttttgtatattataaaGTATTGATAAATACAGGAATGAGGGGGATATATAGCTTGCAGACTTCATTAGAGCGGCTAATAGAAGGTAGTGTAATTTTTGAAATAGCTGCTAAATGCCCTCATCATGCATGTATACACcgatattcagaaataaatagcTGTATAATGGAAACAGTGATTTATCAGGTGATGTGATTGGGTGATTGATTTGGGGTGAGAAATTATATTAGTCAGGAGCAGGCTGGTTGGTGTAAGAAAGGGCTTCAGAAACAGAGTGctcaattaaatgaaaattactgTTCTTGGATGTAACTGTGCTGACTTTAGCTGAGTAAGCTATAgctctgcaggtgactcttttcctTGGGGTCATTCTGGCACCCAGGTTGCTTGTATGTCATTACTCCGTTGTCTCCCATGATGTCCTCTTCTACCGAGTTGAATAGGATCCACAGCACTCTATCCACATTCCAGTCTGAGGGAATGGTCAGATTTTTacctttggaaaacaatttcagattttttgtcatttggaaggtttttaagtaaaaaatcaatttcTCTAAGGGACATCAGATTAAAGAGATTACCTTTTTCTTCTGATGTAAGCATTTCATGCATTTCCTCCAAATTACCAAAGTTAACAACTAAAAGTTGTTTATAACATTTTCTGactatctttttaatatttgggGTGAATATAGTGTTATCCATGCCATTAACCCATAtgttgtaatttttgttttctttctttattagtcGTTGCCCTTAGGATTATCATATGCATGTTTAATTTGTCATAGTCTACATAAAATAATATACCACATAACATAACATTAGAAAGGTAAAACAGTAGTGATTTGattcttcttttgaattttgtTACTTTTGTCATAAATCATACTTTTATATATAGGTTAAACCCAACAATTCATGAACCTAAATTTGATTTAAGCAACTATTGAAGACATGAAGTTTTACAAGTAAAGTATTTCACatatttacattcatttttatatttccagtGTCATTTTTGTCCATATTTAGTGTTCCACTATTATCCTTTTCTTGACTATGGAGTTTGGACTTGgccatccccacagtcatgtgagaaaattcttataaaaatctgaaaatatttacataGATCTATTaggtctgtttctctagagaacactgactactAAAGAGGTtagagtgtgatggtttgaagctatatatactgcagaaaaacatgttcttaaagttaatccattcttttgggtgtgaacacattgtaagCAGAAGCTCTTGAtaaagctacttcagttaagatgtgagactcctcaatcaggatggatcatAATCCTATTCCTAGAGTCattataagtgaaatgaaatttagacacagagagCAAAAGCCACAGACGGAGCATCTGTCTGTGATACTgaaatcagtggaacctggaGGAGGAATGTGTTACAAGGAGACACCACCATATTCCATATCATGTATCCAGCTAAGGACCAGGGCTGTTGCCAGCCCGACCACCATAGTCTTGGTGCAAAAGGATTGCCTTGATGAGGACTTAATTGAGGGTTTTTTTGCCTCATacctgtaaactaataaattcccattttttaagccaaaccattgcatgatatttgtttaAGGAGCCTTAGAGACTAAAACATATGTGAAGAAGACTTCAAAATGAAATATcactttcacattttatttatctaaaacaaatgtgctttaaaatcaATTTCTTTTCATCTGTACTTAAATTAATGAATGTACCTGTGATAGGTTGAGGTTGTTATagaatgcaaaaaaacaaacaaacaaacaaaaatccatggtcataaatttaatgcatttctttGGATATAGACACAtgataagtaggatcttttggagAGTAAGTCTTAACTTAAGATGTGACACACTTCATTGAGAATGGGCTTAAGtgctcttactggagtcttttaaaagaggaagagatacataaagaaagacacagaagctgagaaagagccacagaaacaaagggaagccactgaagagaaaaGCTTGGAGCAAGGAAActgggaaaagaatgaagaagagacaAGCAAAAGCCACCATGTACCCTGCTATCTGACATAGGAGTCCAGGAGCCCTGGCAATctatcttcaggaagaaggtatcatctttaggatgccttgatttgggcattttcatggtcttgaactgtaaacttataaattaCTAAATTCTGATTGTTAGAAGGTATCCCATTTCTTGCTAGTGATAAAtaaaagtgaggggtaaggggtatggtatgtataatcatttttttctctgttatcgttttgtttctttttctgttgtctttttatttctttttctgaattgatgcaaatgttctaagaaatgatgaatatgaaactatgtgaggatattgagaattagtgattatatatgtagaacggactgatatgttaatgtttttgtttgttcttaattttttaaattaataaataaataaattaaaaaaggtatcccatttctgatatattgcatttcagcagctttagcagatGAGAAGGGTGACCTAAATCAGAAGCAAAGTCTTTCTTCTTTGAGTTATGCATGTTTGTTATTTGACACTAAATATGTATTCAGTATCACTCTATTGAGAATAAATCCAGTTAATGCAATGTTCTCTGCTGTAAGTTACTAAAATGATTCATCTCTATCACTGCATTCTACTTATGGACATGTCaatgaaatgataatatattttatataaatcctCCTGATTTTCTTGATGATATACTTTTCTGGCAGTTCTTAGTCACTGATCTTTTAAAAGCAAGATGTTGTTTTCCTAATGAAGGTATATTTTGTAGCAAATTACATTCCACTACAGAAATTCTCTTCAACACTATAATAACTGCTAACCTGGTAAAATGTattgtatttatccatttctGATAGGCTCAGTGAGAGATTATTTTGTTTGCTAAATATTCCAGAATGCAAAATAGCAGAAATGGAGCAGATTTTACAAAGGAAgattattaagttgtaaatttatagttctaaggctagaAAATATGTCTattttaaggcatccagggaaagataccttgactcaagaaaggccaaagggTCCAGAATACATGTCACATCTTATCCATCAGCGTGTCTTTTTGACATTTTTGATTCTCTGTGCAGAATATATCTGGACTGTGACTTTTGGGGAAATTGGTAAAATAATACAGACATATTTTCTGTTAAGCTGGTGTCACACAGCATGAAAGAACATCAAATGTAGGAGCCAATGCCCAAAACTCAATTCTGttctctccattgcatcttgtgGAAAGATCCCCCTGTCTCTATTGCTTTAACTGCCTCTTTCTACATTATTCTAGTTTGGGtttttgttctctttgtttttaatcttattCTAAAAAACTTGTCCCTGATTTCTATGTGATATGGTTTGTTGGCTAGATCATATTTAGATCATATTTTCTTGCTCAACATTCAGCCCAATTGCACTGCAAGAGGACCATAAATATATGTAATTAAGTCCTTATTTGATACTTGTTTTTTTAGTAACATCCTTAAATGTGGTCTTTCATTCTCCTCTTGAATATGTACGAGGAGAAAACTCATAATAatctttttaaataagaaaaagccTGACTATAATAAGTATTCACTGTATCGAGTCAcaatttctcatattttaatatttttgttcattATGTTAaccaatattatttataatattcagtttaaaaaactttttgtaatttaaatcaATGAACACCCCACAAAACTTTTGATTGGTGAATTTgtgacaattttataaaattgtcagCCTCATATGATAAAAATCAACACTTCATGGATAGATTATGGATATGAAAAGGCAAAAAGTGACATTCTGACATAAAAGAGAGATGTTAAGAACCATATAATATATTAGTTTAATCCATCCAAAGAGAGAACAAATTAACTGAAGTGAATTCAGAACAGAGTATATCAAGGAAGTAAAATTTCTAATTAGGTAATAAGCACAATTTTAAGACAGTGAAGTGTCTCACTGACTAGAGGGTAAGATTCTTTGGGTATCTGTCTCAAACATGTACTTCTAAGTTAAGTGGAATGTTTTGGGGTAAGAAGGTATAACCAATAATGTCCTTCGTTCAAATTCTGTCATCATAAAGGAACAGCATCTTGTAATTGGATTTCCTCCAGAGACTTTCCTCCCTGGAATGTCcaggataaatatttttatattcttgattTAGATTTTTCATAACAGCTCATTCAATTTATATTCTGGTTCAGGTACTGTTGACTAATGAGTTCAGACCCCAAGAGCCAGTTCATGAGGAAGTATTGGGAGCAAAACAAAGAAGATTCTTTTCATATAGGTCTGAGGACTGGGTTCTAAACTCATAGATACCTCCAAATAATGTCCACATTCCTTACTGGAAAATCTCTCAATGTGAGACAAGATTTTTCTGGTTTGTGACTTAAACTTTCAACAAAGTACTTGCCTTTTCACAAGTTTACTAACATTATTCTATGCTATAGTTTAACATTGCTATATACAGAAGGTAAAGTTAGAGATTGAAAAAAAGCGAATGGAGGAAGGAGAGATGGTAATGGAGCTAAGATGATAGAGTGAAGAAAGATTTTCACCTTCTATATAAGGAATGTCCTCTGGACATATGCATCTGTGGAAGGATGGTGATGATCACAAAGTTCCTGCCCACCACTCCCCATACTCCCCATGAGGTAGGACAATAGGGCATCGATGCTGTGACCCCTGGTTTTCTATTCAGCTTTTAAAGGATTAGTGCTGAGCTttaaacctcagttgaaaattcaTGGGACAAAAATTTTCCCCTAAAGTTCCAAAACCTCC of the Tamandua tetradactyla isolate mTamTet1 chromosome 2, mTamTet1.pri, whole genome shotgun sequence genome contains:
- the LOC143664934 gene encoding olfactory receptor 8H1-like; its protein translation is MGSKNNTHLPDFILMGLTESEEIQRILFMLFLMIYLINLVGNAGMILIIHLDLQLHTPMYLFLSHLSFLDLGYSTVITPKTLENLLNSNKHISFMECFTQMYFFLFFATTEFFLLSSMAYDRYVAICNPLNYQVVMSTRLCCVLITGSYVMSFTESLVIVLYLNSLHFCKSNVIYHFFCDLPPILALSCTDTHDIEIMMVIMASLNVIVSLITMFISYGYILSTILKINSTSGKCKAFSTCASHLLGVTIFYVTTIFTYLRPQKYYSLGKDQVASVFYAMVVPMLNPFIYSLRNKEVKNAFLRVMQKRESSMQ